Within Rhododendron vialii isolate Sample 1 chromosome 12a, ASM3025357v1, the genomic segment GTTAGTGGAGGAAACGGTTAGTTCTAACTACTTGACACTAAAGCTGATCTCATTGAGGGCTGTATGAAATGGTCAGTTAGTGGAGGAAACGGTTAGTTCTTTAGGATCTTGCTTGTTTCAATGAAGTTTTCATTGCTATAATCAACGGTGTTGACTTACTTCTTCTGCTGTTCTTTACTCTTATCTAAAGTACTTTCGGTAACAGTTGTGGTACATGAGACGTAACTGTGCTTACTTATTTCTAGATGTTCCGGTTCGGGTGATTTAGTTGATGCACTTTGCCAATTCGTTCAGATCCATTGGTGTGTACAAAGACAATCAATGTCATGGGCTTTTGCAAATCTCATCTGATCTTGTGGGCCGTAGTTTAATATCGTATCAATCAATGTTTGGACGTGTTAAGTCAGCCTGGAATCAAATTTGGCAACTTGGCAAATGCTGTAAAATATCAGACAACCTCTGGACTTGTTGTTAGTCATATGATGTGCTTTCGATTTACTTCTAGTTTGTGATATGCTAGTTGTTTTTTCAGAACTTGATTGTCTGTACACAATTTTATACCAATAACAAGTTTCACTCTTGTAGCTCATCCCGACTTTTCTGATTTCATTGTGAAGTTTGGTGCTGGCTCGGTACTCATCATTTTCATTTTGCACGGAATTATGATGACATCAGTCATTTTGTCCCATaatattcttctctttttccttatgttttctttcttcttctggGTTTGCGAGTTCCAATTTCTTCCAAGATGTACATTACTACGTTTTTGGATATGCAGCTTTCAGAAACTATGGCAGAAAGGGGTATGAACAAGACCGTCAGTGATCACGCCATACATCTAGATCTCATTGCCAAAGCTCGAGGTGTTGCTGCTGCTGAAGCTTACTTCATTAATCTCCCGGAAACATCCAAAAACCACCTTACTTATGGCGCTCTTCTAAACTGTTACTGCAAGGAATTAATGACTGAAAAAGCAGAAGCTTTACTGGAAAAGATGAATGAGCTGAAGTTAGGTTTAACCTCCATGCCCTACAACAGCCTCATGACTCTCTATACAAAAACTGGCCAGCCAGAAAGGATCCCTTCCATAATCCAAGAAATGAAAGCCTGCGATATCATGCCAGATTCTTACACATATAATGTCTGGATGAGGGCTCTTGCTTCCGGTGGTGATATTTCTGGGGTTGAGAGGGTCATCGACGAGATGAAGAGGGATGGACGAGTTACGGGAGATTGGACCACTTATAGCAATATAGCATCAATTTACGCTGATGCAGGCTTGTTTGGGAAGGCAGAAAATGCACTCAAGGAATTGGAGAAGAAAAATGCCTGCCGAGACCTTTCTGCCTTCCAATTTCTGATCACATTATACGGTCGAACTGGTAATCTACTTGAAGTATACAGGGTATGGCGTTCTTTAAGGTTGGCTTTTCGGAAAACTGCAAATATAAGCTATCTGAACATGATTCAGGTGTTGGTTAACTTGAAGGATTTACCAGGTGCTGAGAAATGTTTTAGGGAATGGGAATCTGGCTGCTCCACGTATGACATTCGTGTTGCAAATGTCCTTATTAGAGCTTATGCTAAAGATGGTTTACTTGAGAAGGCTGAAGAGCTCAAGGAGCGGGCCCGGAGGAGGGGGGCCAAGCCTAATGCTAAAACTTGGGAGATCTTTTTGGACTACTATTTGAAAAGTGGGGAGATTAAATCAGCGGTTGACTGTGTCGATAATGCGATTTCTTCTGGTAGAGGGGATGGTGGGAAGTGGGTCCCATCACCTGATGTTGTAAGGAATTTGATGCGACATTTTGAGGAAAACAAAGATGTGGAGGGTGCGGAAGGTTTTGTGGAGATTCTGAAAAAGGCTGTGGATGAAGTGGGGTTGGAGATATTTGAATCGTTAATAAGAACTTATGCAGCAGCTAGAAAGACAAGCCCCATAATGCGAAGACGGCTGAAGATGGAGAATGTGGAGTTGAGTGAGGGCTCTATGAAGTTACTTGATGTGGTGTGTGCGGAGTGATTCTTCTGttcttttctcaaattttctcaGAGTTTTGGAATATGAAGACTAGTTGAGATAATTCTACTCACCATCAGGTACCATTCAAATAATGAATTGTTTCCCGTTTTGCCTTATCCTTGGGAAGTTATGcaaattttgtattttagtttttgcttttgttttcaaagataTCTCGGATGTGTTTTGCTATGCTGGAAAGGTGTATGTGTGGACACATTTATGTCACAATGGACAGTTGACTGGCAAAGTTAGCCATACACCGACAACTCGATCGAGTTGGGGAGGCTTTGTTGCTGTTAGTTTTTGCGAATGGATGTTGTAAAGTTCTTGTTTGTTTTAAGCCTTGATTTGGGGCTTTGTTGATTTCCTGTTGAATAAAATGATTGGCCCGGTATTTCTCATGCCAAATATTATGCTGAATGCAGAGTTAATGTGGTGTGGTTAATTGGTGTGTTACCAAGTTTGGTAATTACTGAGTAGTTTATAGCAGGTTTTGACTGCCAAGCCCGTCAAAGGTGGTCTTAAAGTTCCTGATTCTGAATATGCAGAACGACGAAAGATAGTTTGTTTTTGAGAGAGATGTGGATTTGTCCCTAATGAGATGTGCAAAAATTAGTGTTGATAGctcgtgctctctctctctccatttaagATCTGAATCAGCAGGCTATTGAAGCTACTGCTAATTTGTTCTTGAGCCTCTCTTATTGAAAAGAGATGTTCAATGCTTCTTTGTTGGCCATTTCCAGATCATGTACGTAATTCTTTCTCGTCTAAAATGTCGgaattgtttttccttttccccttgGTTTAAGGCAGGACTGAGATTACATTCGCAAATAGTCTGTCAATCAAATTCTCCGCATAGTATTTCTCGAACGAGGTATTAATATTGCCCCCCGAAAAGTTTCATTCAATTGAAGAAGGGATTTCTGTACAAGATAGAGACCCAAGAAATGTGAAGTAGGGTGAAGCCTCTGGTTTGATCGGAGGGAGGAGGGGGTGACTGCTGCGGTGGTGGAGTGTTTGCTTCGGAGGTCGGCatgtttgggagagagagaggatgtgaGGTCCACAGTGCAGTgaacaattttaaaaaagaaaaaaaatacaatgaaCAATTTCAGGCAACAAGGAAATGCAGAACCTGACTATCTTCCTTCTATTATCAAAATGACAGGAAACAACGGGCCATTGCGACTGGACTTATTCAGCTGAAATCGTATGAAAGGATATTTTGTCAATCGCCAAAAGAACCCTGCCGATGCAGGCTTGAGAATACCTATCACCCTGGCCCTGGGAATGAAAGGAGAAAAGCCACTTTTTTCGACAGTTTTACCACAGCAACCAAGTATTGCGGTTTCTTGGCatttgttagacttgtcccataTTGCTTATCTAAGTCATCCAAACttagttaataaaatctagaggttactccatctattgccaattggctttaggttggaaccttccaagaaatttaacatggtatcagagctaggtcttgggtggtctCACATCGTGTGGTCTAGTCTCCGTCGCCCGAGtcaactcatcaattcatacctccacgtacgtgcatccgggctgcacgtgaggggtcgcccgagtcaaatctccttgttgttagacttgtcccacattgcttatctaagccacccaaacttggttaataaaatctaaaggTTACTCTAtctattgccaattggctttaggttggaaccctctaagaaatctaacagGCCTAGACTTCAGCCCAATGGTAAGGAGGTACCAGTAGTTAAGAGCTACGAGGTTTTGGTTCAAGCTGATACTATATCTGAAGACGTTATACAACGTTTATACATTTTCATACGTAAGAATTAATGAcaacttctctctttttcttcc encodes:
- the LOC131311122 gene encoding large ribosomal subunit protein mL101 (rPPR4), with the translated sequence MAFMQQFKETKSVAKRSKKYLEEALYKRLFKEGSSEVSVRQQLNQFLKGRKRVYKWEVGHSLKILRSRNRFYPALKLSETMAERGMNKTVSDHAIHLDLIAKARGVAAAEAYFINLPETSKNHLTYGALLNCYCKELMTEKAEALLEKMNELKLGLTSMPYNSLMTLYTKTGQPERIPSIIQEMKACDIMPDSYTYNVWMRALASGGDISGVERVIDEMKRDGRVTGDWTTYSNIASIYADAGLFGKAENALKELEKKNACRDLSAFQFLITLYGRTGNLLEVYRVWRSLRLAFRKTANISYLNMIQVLVNLKDLPGAEKCFREWESGCSTYDIRVANVLIRAYAKDGLLEKAEELKERARRRGAKPNAKTWEIFLDYYLKSGEIKSAVDCVDNAISSGRGDGGKWVPSPDVVRNLMRHFEENKDVEGAEGFVEILKKAVDEVGLEIFESLIRTYAAARKTSPIMRRRLKMENVELSEGSMKLLDVVCAE